Genomic DNA from Cyprinus carpio isolate SPL01 chromosome A22, ASM1834038v1, whole genome shotgun sequence:
CCCATTCGCCACCAGCAGCCCGTCCTTATTCATGAGCGACGGCAGCATGGCGAAGATTGCCTCGTGGACCCCGTATTTCAGCAGCGTCACCTGCAGGAGCGGAGCGGAGCTACTTGAGCCAATTCTTGCGTAAATTGTGTGGTTTTACATTTCATAAAGCTGAATGCGACGATTTATTCGAGATGGTTTTCCAAACtacttagaaaaataaatatacgttctgcttgtgtttcatgagaCAAACAACATTAAACGCAATGATTTATGCAAGAATGACTTTACAAATGACTGAACAGAGAAAGTTATTCTTCCTATGTTTCATTAAACTAATTCAAATGTTACAATTtacatgagaaatattttaggATTGATATACACATAAATGCATCCATAAATGCGCGTTGCATTAAATGCAACAATTTATTCAAGTactttttaatgaacattttacaCAGAAATTTATCAAATTCAATACAACATCTTgtgcatgcaacattttattattaatctacagagaaatgcatttttatatgaattgCAATAAATGCATCAACCTGATTTAATGActtaacaaactatttttttattactaaactAATTCAAAAGTACATTTTACCTGAGAATAATTGTATCTACATACACGTGATCTACTACTTTTTCATGCGTTGCATTAAATGCaacaatttatttatgaatggTTTTACAACTGTTTACAAAAAACAATGCTTGTGTTTTTGGGAAATTCTTGCAACaacacaagaaatattttaaaatcgaTCTACGTTGTGAGATCCAGCATGCGTTTTGGATTCTGCATGTGTTAAACAAATTGCATTAAATGCGACAATTTGACTTGAATTACTTTACACATAATTTCAATGCAATTCGTTTGCAAGTTTCATAAATATAAAGTTGAATACTACATTTTTTACTTGACATCATGATTGCACAAAAAAAGTTCTGCTTTTTCAATTTAACTGAATGCAACAATTTGCGGAATAATGgatttacaaattatataaatatttgcattaactgtgcttaattttgttttattacagttatttacaTAGTTGAAAAACTTGAACTTTTCACGCACCATAAGAGATAAAacaaccccccctccccccatatTTCATTACCTGGTCATTCAAGAAAAGGTCGATGAATCCCGGGATGCTTTTGGAGAACTCTGTGAGTTCTCGTACGGTTTCCACGGTCGTGCACTGACAGCGGTAAAACACGTGCACGCCAATCTCCTTATTGGGCGGCGCTCCGTTAATCACCTGATTCCAGACCAGCCCGTTTTCCGCCTGCCACAGCGAGTCCATGTCATGAATGACAAACGGCTGAaggacacacagagaaaaaaaagttgcgTTTTCACAAgtatgtttatttgcatttatttacttcTGACGTCTCTTGAGCGGGTTACCGGGTTTGCGTTGGTCTTCCCTGTCAGGATGTTGCGAGCTTTCTTCTTGGTCATGTTCAGATTCTTCAGGTAGGCGTTGTTGACCCGTTTGGCGAGAGATTTTAGATCTGATTCGCTGGAGTTCTGAGAGCTCTTTTCCCCTGCTAACAGACCCGCCACGAGCTTACGCTTCTCTGCCTCTGGCATCCGCCCGTATCGGATCGCTACAAACACAGAATCACATAGAACATGCTAGAAAGTCacgtttgttttattgtttgctaGTATCCGTCATTTCGCTCACCATCATGGGACATCCCAAGCAACAAACACTTCTGAAAACGACAGAACTGACATTTATTCCGACTTTTCTTTTGGATTTTACAGCTGCGGGTCCTGCGTTCATATTCCAACTTCATACGTATGGTCCTCCGGAAAAATCCCTGAGAGAAATTGAGACACAGTTCCCATAAATGTTTATTCGTATTCATTTTACTCAAGAATTATTTTCTGAACCATTTAGAAACATGCATTCTGCTTGTGTTGTTTGTGAGCATGACCTCTGACCTTGCATCCCTCACAGGCATGAACGCCGTAGTGGAATCCTGATGCTCTGTCGCCACAGATACGACACTCCATGTTTAGCCCCGCACCCTCCTCACGGCCCTGCAGGAGCTGTTCCGACAGAGACGACGCTTTGGAGAGATCTATACGAGAATCAAACACTTCAGGTGTCTTCTAAACAAATGCAACTTCAcggaaatgtacaaaaatgtataaagGTGAGCTGAACGAATCATCCGTTATCATCC
This window encodes:
- the LOC109068324 gene encoding peroxisome proliferator-activated receptor delta-like produces the protein MSVFEFLEMDGRDTRSKLPRDPSVVGGVCMGNEDSSPFSSQGEGPDDKQLEDALCELGAGAELNLELDLRVEPEDGMDLQGEELSWETNEPEEQSNTSRSTATPEPTAASTDLSKASSLSEQLLQGREEGAGLNMECRICGDRASGFHYGVHACEGCKGFFRRTIRMKLEYERRTRSCKIQKKSRNKCQFCRFQKCLLLGMSHDAIRYGRMPEAEKRKLVAGLLAGEKSSQNSSESDLKSLAKRVNNAYLKNLNMTKKKARNILTGKTNANPPFVIHDMDSLWQAENGLVWNQVINGAPPNKEIGVHVFYRCQCTTVETVRELTEFSKSIPGFIDLFLNDQVTLLKYGVHEAIFAMLPSLMNKDGLLVANGRGFVTREFLRKTRQKPFNEIMEPKFEFAVKFNALELDDSDLALFVAAIILCGDRPGLMNVHQVEEIQDNILQALNQHLQLNHPDASFIFPKLLQKLADLRQLVTENAQLVQKIKKTESETSLHPLLQEIYRDMY